One segment of uncultured Fibrobacter sp. DNA contains the following:
- a CDS encoding XRE family transcriptional regulator, producing the protein MARHGTPTPGQAILEGIEWLKMDKAEFARRIGVPMETLEGLIAGTVEITRELAEALESVTGSPAAYWRMLASKAKRVSQS; encoded by the coding sequence ATGGCTAGACATGGAACTCCCACTCCGGGACAGGCGATTTTAGAAGGTATTGAATGGCTCAAGATGGACAAGGCGGAATTTGCACGCCGCATCGGAGTCCCGATGGAAACTCTCGAAGGGCTGATTGCGGGAACGGTTGAAATCACCCGTGAACTCGCCGAAGCGCTTGAATCTGTGACCGGCAGCCCCGCCGCCTACTGGCGCATGCTCGCGTCGAAAGCAAAACGCGTCTCTCAATCCTAG